The following proteins are co-located in the Shouchella hunanensis genome:
- a CDS encoding YuiB family protein, producing MEGLHILQLIVSIILFFILFAGIGFLLNMVLRLTWIMAFVYPIVVLLIVNRAPYGTFIQQPGAAFTQLFDRLTSLYVADIIVLTSGFLGAIAAGIIMKLLRKAGYQMF from the coding sequence ATGGAAGGGTTACATATATTACAATTAATTGTATCGATTATATTGTTTTTTATTTTATTTGCCGGAATTGGCTTTCTATTAAATATGGTATTACGATTAACGTGGATCATGGCATTTGTTTACCCAATTGTTGTATTGCTCATTGTAAACAGAGCGCCTTATGGAACATTTATTCAACAGCCGGGGGCGGCATTTACGCAGCTATTTGACCGGTTAACGTCTTTATATGTTGCAGATATCATTGTGTTAACAAGTGGCTTTCTAGGTGCTATTGCCGCTGGAATTATTATGAAATTACTAAGAAAAGCAGGTTATCAGATGTTTTAA
- a CDS encoding divergent PAP2 family protein, protein MEIFQNYPLWTALIAIVLAQAIKIPLAFIATRKLDLSLLTSTGGMPSSHSAAVTGVSTAIAIEHGLDSSLFAISAIFAVIVMFDATGVRRHAGYHATVLNQLVLDFNRLVEEVKTWPKKENEQKLKELLGHQPIEVFFGAVLGVILAFVLYPLLGSI, encoded by the coding sequence ATGGAAATCTTTCAGAACTACCCGCTTTGGACAGCATTAATTGCGATCGTGTTAGCTCAAGCGATTAAAATTCCTCTCGCTTTTATTGCTACCCGTAAGCTAGACTTATCGCTTCTAACGAGTACAGGCGGTATGCCGAGTTCCCATTCCGCTGCAGTAACAGGTGTTTCAACAGCTATCGCAATTGAACATGGTTTAGACTCTTCTCTCTTTGCCATTTCAGCTATTTTTGCTGTTATTGTTATGTTTGATGCCACCGGAGTAAGAAGACACGCTGGCTATCATGCAACCGTGTTGAATCAACTCGTATTAGATTTTAATCGACTTGTAGAAGAAGTAAAAACATGGCCGAAAAAAGAAAACGAACAAAAACTGAAAGAACTACTTGGGCACCAGCCAATTGAAGTTTTCTTTGGCGCAGTACTTGGAGTGATTCTCGCCTTTGTTCTTTATCCACTTCTAGGCTCAATATAA
- a CDS encoding mannitol-1-phosphate 5-dehydrogenase has translation MKAVHFGAGNIGRGFIGALLADAGYHVQFVDVNDTVIQALNERGNYTVHVVGEEHTTFTVDNVSGINSKENEGAVIEAIQDADVITTAVGPHILPMLASTIAKGLLARKGVKPVNIIACENAIRATSQLKEAVIEKLSQSEWETIQGYTGFADAAVDRIVPNVQSEDLLAVTVEPFFEWVVEEPSLIGDTVALGKAKLVQDLAPFIERKLFTVNTGHAVASYAGFRAGIETIKEALASDYIKHRVRGALNETKAILVDDHGFDPDEQEAYIDKIITRFENPYLEDKVQRVGRGPIRKLGVKDRLVKPAKALAEKGLHPESLVETIDDALHFYDETDEESIKLKQLIEEKGKIGAFTSITGIEESHPLVELLRKRHE, from the coding sequence ATGAAGGCTGTTCATTTTGGGGCAGGAAACATTGGGAGAGGCTTTATTGGTGCTTTGTTAGCTGATGCAGGCTACCACGTACAATTCGTAGATGTGAACGATACCGTTATTCAAGCATTAAATGAGCGTGGAAACTACACAGTTCATGTTGTTGGAGAAGAGCATACGACGTTTACTGTGGACAATGTGTCCGGAATCAACAGTAAAGAAAACGAAGGTGCTGTAATAGAAGCGATTCAAGATGCTGATGTGATTACAACGGCTGTAGGACCGCATATTTTGCCAATGCTTGCGAGCACAATTGCCAAAGGGTTGCTTGCGCGTAAAGGGGTAAAGCCGGTTAATATTATTGCTTGTGAAAATGCAATACGCGCTACATCACAACTGAAAGAAGCGGTTATCGAAAAACTAAGTCAAAGTGAATGGGAAACGATCCAAGGATACACAGGCTTTGCAGATGCTGCCGTTGACCGTATCGTACCGAATGTGCAGTCTGAAGACCTTTTAGCTGTCACAGTGGAACCATTTTTTGAATGGGTTGTGGAGGAGCCGTCCTTAATAGGTGATACCGTAGCGCTAGGTAAAGCGAAACTAGTACAGGATTTAGCTCCTTTTATTGAGCGTAAACTGTTTACGGTCAATACTGGACATGCTGTAGCCTCTTATGCAGGCTTTCGAGCAGGGATTGAGACGATCAAAGAGGCGTTAGCGAGTGATTATATTAAACATCGTGTACGCGGAGCTTTAAATGAAACAAAAGCCATTCTAGTTGACGATCATGGATTTGATCCAGATGAACAGGAAGCTTATATTGATAAAATCATTACGCGATTTGAGAATCCTTATTTAGAGGATAAAGTTCAACGTGTTGGTCGAGGCCCTATCCGTAAATTAGGAGTAAAGGATCGCTTAGTAAAACCAGCAAAAGCATTAGCTGAAAAAGGCTTGCATCCTGAATCACTTGTGGAAACGATTGATGATGCCCTACATTTTTATGATGAAACAGATGAAGAAAGTATAAAGCTTAAACAGCTCATTGAAGAAAAAGGAAAAATCGGGGCGTTTACAAGTATTACTGGGATTGAAGAATCACACCCTCTTGTTGAATTACTACGGAAACGACATGAATAA
- a CDS encoding NAD(P)/FAD-dependent oxidoreductase, producing MNKAKIVIAGAGYGGMNTAVALSKKLGHNEASITLVNKHDYHYQTTWLHEPAAGTMDPDRTRVKISDVLNTNKVNFVQDEVLEIKTDDKKVMLKDGELDYDYLVVSLGAVSETFGIPGVHEHAFTKWTLNGARQVKDHIDAQFANYNNTADPHEGMLTFVVAGAGFTGIEFIGELSERIPELCKKYDVPREKVRLFVVEAAPSALPGFDPELVEYGMNLLESRGVEFKINTPIKEVTASGVIVGEGEEIKSETIVWATGVRGNPVIDQSGFEANRGRIKVEPDLRAPGFDDVFVIGDCALIINEEINRPYPPTAQIAMQMAKTCANNIVTLNKGGSSLESFKPDIKGTVASLGGKEAIGVVGSKKIYGGTANFMKKMIDNRALFILGGPMLTLKKGKFPL from the coding sequence GTGAACAAAGCAAAGATCGTTATCGCAGGTGCTGGATATGGTGGAATGAATACCGCTGTAGCGTTGTCAAAAAAATTAGGGCACAACGAAGCATCCATTACACTTGTTAATAAGCACGACTACCATTACCAAACAACGTGGTTACATGAACCAGCAGCGGGAACGATGGACCCAGATCGTACTCGAGTTAAGATTTCCGATGTCTTAAATACAAACAAAGTGAATTTCGTTCAAGATGAAGTGCTAGAAATTAAAACAGACGACAAAAAAGTGATGCTTAAAGATGGTGAGCTAGATTACGACTATTTAGTTGTATCGTTAGGTGCTGTATCAGAAACATTTGGCATCCCAGGTGTTCATGAACATGCATTCACAAAGTGGACGTTAAACGGCGCGCGTCAAGTAAAAGATCACATTGATGCCCAGTTTGCTAATTACAACAACACAGCTGATCCTCATGAGGGCATGTTAACATTCGTAGTAGCTGGCGCTGGCTTTACAGGTATTGAATTTATCGGTGAATTATCTGAGCGTATTCCAGAGCTATGTAAAAAATACGATGTACCACGTGAAAAAGTTCGTTTATTCGTAGTGGAAGCAGCTCCAAGTGCGCTTCCTGGATTCGATCCAGAGCTTGTTGAATACGGAATGAACTTGCTTGAAAGTCGTGGCGTTGAGTTCAAAATTAACACACCTATTAAAGAGGTTACGGCTTCAGGTGTTATTGTTGGAGAAGGCGAAGAAATTAAATCTGAGACAATCGTATGGGCGACAGGGGTTCGTGGGAATCCAGTTATTGATCAATCAGGTTTTGAAGCAAATCGCGGACGTATTAAAGTGGAGCCGGATTTACGTGCACCAGGCTTTGATGATGTGTTTGTTATCGGTGACTGTGCGCTGATTATTAATGAAGAAATAAACCGTCCTTATCCGCCGACAGCACAGATTGCGATGCAAATGGCTAAAACATGTGCAAATAACATCGTAACACTTAACAAAGGTGGTTCAAGTCTTGAGAGCTTTAAGCCAGACATTAAAGGGACTGTAGCTTCTCTTGGTGGAAAAGAAGCAATTGGTGTTGTTGGTTCGAAGAAAATTTACGGTGGAACAGCAAACTTCATGAAAAAAATGATTGATAACCGTGCCTTATTTATTCTTGGTGGACCGATGCTTACTCTTAAAAAAGGGAAGTTTCCTCTATAA
- a CDS encoding NAD(P)/FAD-dependent oxidoreductase: MEEREDLYDLTIIGGGPAGLFAAFYAGMRQMKVKVVESMPQLGGQLSALYPDKYIYDVAGFPNVKAQDLVDQLTAQAQQFNPTLALEEAVQTLVKENDDTFTLTTNKQSHATKAVLITAGAGAFAPRKLKVADAEQYEDKNIHYFIRDLSAFTGKRVVVIGGGDSAVDWALMLEPIAKEVTLVHRRDEFRAHEHSVELLKKSKVRLLTPFETTELHGNGELVESLTFTKVKGEETETIHVDDVVVTFGFVSSLGPIKEWGLDIHKNAIKVNSKMETNIEGVYAAGDVSTYDGKVKLIATGFGEAPTAVNNAKVYIDPKARVFPGHSTSLFE, encoded by the coding sequence TTGGAAGAAAGAGAAGATTTGTATGATTTAACGATTATCGGCGGTGGTCCAGCCGGACTATTTGCAGCCTTCTACGCAGGTATGCGTCAAATGAAAGTAAAAGTAGTTGAAAGTATGCCTCAATTAGGTGGTCAACTTTCAGCACTGTATCCTGATAAATATATTTATGATGTTGCTGGTTTTCCAAATGTAAAAGCGCAAGATCTAGTTGATCAGTTGACTGCTCAAGCGCAGCAATTTAATCCTACACTTGCATTAGAGGAAGCTGTTCAAACATTGGTAAAGGAAAATGATGATACGTTTACATTAACCACAAATAAACAATCTCATGCAACAAAAGCTGTTTTAATTACAGCTGGTGCTGGTGCTTTTGCTCCAAGAAAACTAAAAGTAGCAGATGCTGAACAATATGAAGATAAAAATATTCATTATTTCATTCGCGATTTAAGTGCGTTTACCGGAAAACGCGTTGTTGTTATAGGCGGCGGTGATTCTGCTGTGGACTGGGCATTAATGCTTGAGCCTATCGCAAAAGAAGTAACCCTCGTTCACCGTCGTGATGAGTTTCGCGCTCACGAACATAGCGTAGAATTGCTGAAGAAGTCTAAGGTGCGTTTATTGACACCATTTGAAACAACAGAGCTTCATGGCAACGGTGAGCTCGTTGAATCACTTACATTCACAAAAGTAAAAGGTGAAGAAACTGAGACGATTCATGTAGACGATGTTGTTGTCACATTTGGCTTTGTTTCTAGTCTAGGACCAATTAAAGAATGGGGATTAGACATTCATAAAAATGCGATTAAAGTGAACTCCAAAATGGAAACGAATATTGAAGGGGTTTACGCCGCTGGTGATGTGAGTACGTATGACGGAAAAGTAAAACTGATTGCTACCGGCTTTGGTGAAGCACCAACTGCTGTAAACAATGCAAAAGTATATATCGATCCAAAAGCCCGCGTCTTCCCTGGTCACTCCACAAGTCTTTTTGAATAA
- a CDS encoding transporter substrate-binding domain-containing protein, with product MINKLIFPSLIATVFLTACGSNEDDIASGNTAWNAIQESGTMTVATAGTLFPTSYHSEDDQLTGYEVELVREIAAILDVEVEFEEIGVDTMTQALNSGRVHIAANSLTKTEEREQNFDFSTPYKYSFGSAIVREEDLSGIETLEDLDGKIALGAMNTTYMQKAEEYGATPKFFDNVTNDVYLRAVENGQGDVILNDYYLQSITVNHLTDIDVQVHPTLFYDPSEQGIMLAKDEPLLLEAINEAITQLLEDGTAASLSEEFFDGYDVTQLPDIDFE from the coding sequence ATGATTAACAAACTTATTTTTCCTTCTTTGATTGCGACGGTTTTCCTTACCGCTTGCGGATCAAACGAAGACGATATAGCATCTGGAAACACAGCTTGGAATGCCATTCAAGAATCTGGAACGATGACGGTCGCTACGGCTGGCACTTTGTTTCCGACTTCTTACCATTCGGAAGACGATCAATTGACTGGTTATGAAGTGGAACTTGTTAGGGAAATTGCTGCCATTCTTGATGTTGAAGTTGAATTTGAGGAAATTGGCGTAGATACAATGACACAGGCCTTAAACAGTGGTCGTGTTCATATTGCTGCCAATAGTCTGACAAAAACGGAGGAGCGGGAACAAAACTTTGATTTTTCTACTCCATATAAATACTCGTTCGGAAGTGCCATCGTTCGAGAGGAAGATTTATCTGGCATTGAAACGTTAGAAGACTTAGATGGAAAGATTGCGCTAGGAGCCATGAATACGACTTATATGCAAAAAGCAGAAGAATACGGCGCAACGCCAAAATTCTTTGATAATGTCACAAATGACGTCTATTTAAGAGCAGTCGAAAATGGTCAAGGAGACGTTATTCTAAACGATTATTACCTTCAATCCATTACAGTCAATCATTTAACGGATATTGATGTTCAAGTACATCCGACACTCTTTTACGATCCAAGCGAGCAAGGTATTATGCTTGCTAAAGACGAGCCTCTTTTACTTGAAGCGATAAATGAAGCCATTACACAACTATTAGAAGATGGAACAGCCGCATCGCTGTCTGAAGAATTTTTTGACGGCTATGATGTCACTCAACTTCCTGATATTGATTTTGAATAA
- a CDS encoding PTS mannitol-specific transporter subunit IIBC — translation MTEKKSIRSRVQRFGSNLSSMIMPNIGAFIAFGTITAINAFFFIQILDNMVVPMIYYLLPLLIAYTGGKLVHDMRGGVVGATAVMGVIAAVPDAPMFIGAMIMGPLGGYAIKKFDQLVDGKIRQGFEMLVNNFSAGLIGAALAVIGSLLVAPIVKGLTSALGAGADFLISTGLLPLVSIIIEPAKILFLNNAINHGVLVPLAATQFDTLGKSIFYLLEANPGPGLGILLAFMIFGKGVARGSAYGAGIIHFIGGIHEIYFPYVLMKPLMFLAVIFGGASGVFVFNLFQVGLVAPASPGSIIPIMALTAQGDYLGVILGVLVATVVSFVIASLILRFDKKGEEDNIEEAQAKMQDMKGKKSSVVSTSGSKTGNGYENVSSIIFACDAGMGSSAMGASIMKDRVKKAGIEGVSVSNTSISNIPDSADLVITHKDLTERAKQKNPSAIHVSVDNFMNSPRYNEIIEDLKGGQSIEEPVSSEATKEEVDKIIFACDAGMGSSAMGASLLKNKFKKANIEGIHISNTAINSIPSDADIVITHKDLTERAKQKQPNAEHISVENFMNSPKYDELIERLK, via the coding sequence ATGACCGAGAAAAAAAGCATCCGATCCCGTGTACAACGATTCGGAAGTAATTTAAGCAGCATGATCATGCCAAACATTGGCGCGTTTATTGCTTTTGGTACTATCACAGCTATTAATGCATTCTTCTTTATACAAATTTTAGATAACATGGTTGTACCAATGATCTACTACTTGCTACCACTACTAATTGCTTATACAGGTGGTAAGCTAGTCCATGATATGCGCGGGGGTGTAGTAGGGGCAACAGCAGTAATGGGTGTCATTGCAGCTGTACCAGACGCACCAATGTTTATTGGAGCAATGATTATGGGGCCACTTGGTGGTTATGCCATTAAAAAGTTTGACCAATTAGTTGATGGGAAGATTAGACAAGGGTTTGAAATGCTTGTTAACAACTTCTCGGCTGGATTAATTGGTGCTGCTTTAGCCGTAATAGGATCACTCCTTGTAGCACCAATTGTAAAAGGACTGACAAGTGCGCTAGGAGCAGGGGCAGATTTTCTTATCTCTACTGGCTTATTACCGCTTGTAAGTATTATTATTGAGCCAGCAAAAATCTTGTTCTTAAACAATGCCATCAATCATGGCGTGCTCGTACCTTTAGCAGCAACACAATTTGACACTCTCGGTAAATCAATCTTTTACTTATTAGAAGCTAACCCTGGTCCAGGTTTAGGTATTTTACTAGCGTTTATGATATTTGGTAAAGGTGTTGCTCGAGGCTCTGCATATGGAGCTGGTATCATTCATTTTATTGGTGGTATTCATGAAATTTACTTCCCTTATGTACTAATGAAACCATTAATGTTTCTTGCCGTTATCTTTGGTGGTGCATCTGGAGTATTTGTATTTAACCTCTTCCAAGTTGGTTTAGTTGCTCCAGCTTCACCAGGAAGTATTATTCCAATCATGGCTTTAACAGCACAGGGAGATTATCTAGGTGTTATTTTAGGGGTCTTAGTGGCGACGGTTGTTTCCTTTGTAATTGCTTCTCTTATCCTCCGCTTCGACAAAAAAGGCGAGGAAGACAATATTGAAGAAGCACAAGCAAAGATGCAGGATATGAAAGGTAAGAAATCTTCTGTTGTTTCAACAAGCGGTTCAAAAACAGGAAATGGATACGAAAACGTTTCATCCATCATCTTCGCATGTGATGCTGGTATGGGTTCGAGTGCAATGGGTGCGTCCATTATGAAAGATCGCGTGAAGAAAGCAGGAATTGAAGGCGTGTCGGTTTCGAATACGTCCATTAGCAATATTCCAGACAGTGCCGATCTTGTGATTACCCATAAGGATCTTACCGAGCGTGCTAAGCAAAAGAATCCATCTGCTATACACGTATCTGTGGATAATTTTATGAATAGCCCACGCTATAATGAAATTATTGAAGATTTAAAAGGTGGTCAATCGATAGAGGAGCCTGTTTCATCAGAAGCGACAAAAGAAGAAGTTGATAAAATTATCTTTGCGTGTGATGCCGGAATGGGGTCAAGTGCAATGGGTGCCTCTTTATTAAAAAATAAGTTTAAGAAGGCAAACATTGAGGGTATCCATATATCGAATACAGCAATTAATTCTATTCCGTCGGATGCTGACATTGTGATTACCCATAAAGACTTAACGGAGCGTGCAAAACAAAAACAGCCAAACGCTGAACACATTTCCGTGGAAAACTTCATGAACAGTCCGAAGTATGATGAGTTAATTGAACGCTTGAAATAA
- a CDS encoding BglG family transcription antiterminator — MFLTARERILIKTLLDHEMGLSIKELAEMASVSLRTVQRDLKDVEKTLKTNELTLQRKPRVRVLGTIEAKQKLATKLVDNKQEHLTAEERVSLLLATLLDAKGPVKLYALAKELDVAVATVSSDLYKASEWLERFGIELVRKRGFGVEAIGTETSIRRAMSAVLSEHLTEETFYHAVFSEDLQQEVANRLLHFVDLVTIRNVQKTLAQLHAEALERLTDQSYIALVVHITLAIERIRQGEKIQMDAMQLEVLEREKDVLPLAQSLAKALEKTFHIHIPKEEVGYLVMHLRGTRTSQPFEETFIKGNPELSYRVKALIREMEEALRISFSDPSFFQGLLAHLRPTIYRVEQHMKIHNPLLDKIKADYGSLFNVTKEKAGKVFSPIELPDEEIGFLTLHFGAVITRNRNRGPIRALVVCSSGIGSARMLSSRIRDEFPEVQSITLASLLDLNQYDPHSFDLFLSTVRINERKRQAIHVSPVLTDNEVKMIQTYLDRQNEQPPMVTVPSVRELQTPITMKDITTMSLFMEQVLDSVFHCRIDTVENDLDNVVEDLEKKGKVKKHDQVLRALKEREELGGLAIPNAGMALYHTRTEDILAPVFGILTLSRSTSVLSMAGEKEDIARVILMLAPLDLTEQQLAYMSYLSILLIESEEQTKVFKEETISSIQSLLEEKSKTFLMRFINEGVDT; from the coding sequence GTGTTCTTAACGGCGAGAGAGCGTATACTCATTAAAACGCTGCTGGATCATGAAATGGGATTGAGCATAAAAGAACTAGCGGAAATGGCCTCGGTTAGTCTCCGTACTGTTCAACGCGATTTAAAAGATGTAGAAAAGACGCTTAAAACGAATGAATTAACGCTACAGCGAAAACCGCGTGTTAGAGTTCTTGGCACAATCGAAGCGAAGCAGAAGCTTGCAACCAAATTAGTGGACAACAAACAAGAGCATTTAACAGCAGAAGAACGAGTGAGTCTACTGCTTGCTACCTTATTAGATGCGAAAGGGCCAGTAAAACTTTATGCCCTTGCAAAAGAGTTAGACGTCGCAGTAGCAACCGTTAGTTCTGACTTATATAAGGCGAGTGAGTGGCTTGAACGTTTTGGCATTGAACTTGTTCGAAAAAGAGGGTTTGGGGTTGAAGCAATTGGAACCGAAACGTCTATACGACGAGCGATGTCGGCTGTTCTTTCAGAGCATTTAACAGAAGAGACGTTTTATCATGCGGTTTTTTCTGAGGATTTACAACAAGAAGTAGCGAATCGTTTGCTTCATTTCGTTGATCTAGTGACAATACGAAACGTTCAGAAAACATTAGCTCAACTTCATGCTGAGGCTTTGGAGCGATTAACCGACCAGTCGTATATAGCCCTCGTCGTTCATATTACATTGGCAATCGAGCGAATTCGCCAAGGTGAAAAGATTCAAATGGATGCTATGCAGCTAGAAGTGCTAGAACGGGAAAAAGATGTGTTGCCATTAGCGCAGAGCTTGGCAAAAGCGCTAGAGAAGACGTTTCATATTCATATTCCAAAAGAAGAAGTCGGCTATTTAGTCATGCATTTACGAGGGACGAGAACGTCTCAACCTTTTGAAGAAACGTTTATAAAAGGGAACCCTGAACTGTCTTATCGGGTAAAAGCGCTTATAAGAGAAATGGAAGAGGCATTACGTATTTCCTTTAGCGATCCTTCCTTTTTTCAAGGACTACTTGCACACTTGAGACCTACGATTTATCGAGTTGAGCAGCATATGAAAATACACAATCCGCTTCTCGACAAAATTAAAGCAGACTACGGTTCGCTATTCAATGTTACAAAAGAAAAAGCAGGAAAAGTATTTTCGCCAATTGAACTACCAGATGAAGAAATTGGTTTTTTAACGTTACACTTTGGTGCGGTCATTACAAGAAATCGTAACCGTGGACCCATTCGTGCGCTTGTTGTATGTTCGAGTGGGATCGGATCAGCTCGAATGCTGTCTAGTCGGATTCGAGATGAATTTCCTGAAGTTCAATCGATTACGTTAGCCTCACTATTAGATTTAAATCAATACGATCCTCATTCTTTTGATTTATTTTTGTCTACTGTTCGTATTAATGAGCGAAAGCGTCAAGCAATCCATGTTAGTCCTGTTTTAACAGACAATGAAGTGAAGATGATTCAAACGTATCTAGATCGTCAAAATGAACAGCCGCCAATGGTAACCGTTCCTTCAGTTAGAGAGCTGCAGACACCTATAACAATGAAGGACATTACAACAATGAGCTTGTTTATGGAACAAGTCCTTGATTCTGTGTTTCATTGTCGTATTGATACCGTAGAAAACGACCTAGATAATGTTGTTGAGGATCTTGAAAAAAAGGGTAAAGTAAAAAAACACGACCAGGTTCTTAGGGCTTTAAAAGAGCGGGAAGAACTTGGAGGGTTAGCAATTCCAAATGCGGGTATGGCTTTATATCATACACGTACAGAAGATATACTTGCGCCTGTTTTTGGGATACTAACATTAAGCCGATCTACTTCTGTGTTATCGATGGCAGGAGAAAAAGAAGACATTGCTAGGGTTATCTTAATGCTAGCTCCTCTTGATTTAACAGAGCAACAGCTTGCTTATATGAGTTACTTAAGTATCCTGTTGATTGAATCGGAGGAACAAACGAAAGTTTTTAAAGAAGAAACCATTTCAAGCATCCAATCGTTGCTTGAAGAAAAAAGTAAAACATTTTTAATGCGATTTATTAACGAAGGAGTCGATACATGA
- a CDS encoding amino acid ABC transporter permease produces MSSFDLTLAIESFPYILKGLQYTMLVAVVSMIIALVLGFFLALGRMSKHIYFRWPSMLFISFNRGVPILVLLFLLYAALPELGFSLSTVAAAIVAFSLNTSAYIAEVNRSALSSVPLGQHEAGSVLGLNKWQTMRYVILPQAIRIALPPLSNVFLTLIKSTSIASTIALPELMYQARIIGGREFNYLTVIIVAALIYWVVCSLLSWLQRYLEKRYNHYLEPEQK; encoded by the coding sequence ATGAGTTCTTTTGATCTGACACTTGCCATTGAATCGTTCCCCTATATTTTAAAAGGGCTTCAATATACTATGCTCGTTGCGGTTGTAAGCATGATCATTGCTTTAGTTCTTGGCTTTTTTCTAGCTTTAGGTAGGATGTCCAAGCATATTTATTTTCGCTGGCCAAGTATGCTTTTCATTTCCTTTAATCGCGGTGTACCGATCCTTGTTCTACTTTTTCTTCTTTACGCTGCACTACCAGAACTTGGGTTTAGTTTAAGCACAGTCGCTGCGGCTATCGTCGCCTTCAGTTTAAATACTTCCGCCTACATCGCGGAAGTAAACCGTTCGGCACTTTCTTCCGTGCCTTTGGGGCAACATGAAGCTGGCTCTGTATTAGGGTTAAATAAATGGCAGACGATGCGCTACGTTATTTTGCCACAAGCGATTCGTATTGCGTTACCTCCGTTAAGCAACGTCTTTTTAACACTCATTAAATCCACTTCAATTGCCTCTACGATTGCGTTACCAGAATTAATGTATCAAGCACGCATAATCGGTGGTCGTGAATTCAATTACTTAACCGTCATTATTGTAGCAGCATTAATCTATTGGGTTGTTTGCTCTTTACTATCCTGGCTACAACGGTATTTAGAAAAACGCTACAATCACTACTTAGAACCAGAACAAAAATAA
- a CDS encoding PTS sugar transporter subunit IIA, translating into MMSILKEENIRLHVNVSSKEEAIRQAGEILAEQGYISETYIDKMFEREEVTSTYMGNLLAIPHGTEDARDEVRSSGLSIQLLEEEMDWNGNPVQLVIGIAGKGDEHLAILSQIAIACSEEENVRELLKAKSEKDVLDFFSEVAE; encoded by the coding sequence ATGATGAGTATTTTAAAAGAAGAAAACATCCGTTTACATGTGAACGTAAGCTCTAAAGAAGAAGCCATTCGTCAAGCAGGTGAAATTTTAGCTGAACAAGGTTACATTAGCGAAACGTACATTGATAAAATGTTTGAACGAGAAGAAGTAACGTCCACGTACATGGGCAATTTACTTGCTATACCACACGGTACAGAAGATGCACGAGATGAAGTACGTTCTTCTGGTTTATCCATTCAATTACTGGAGGAAGAAATGGATTGGAACGGAAACCCTGTACAGCTTGTAATCGGTATAGCTGGGAAAGGAGACGAGCATTTAGCTATTCTTTCACAGATTGCCATTGCTTGCTCTGAAGAAGAAAATGTTCGTGAACTACTTAAAGCGAAGTCCGAAAAAGACGTACTCGATTTTTTCTCTGAGGTTGCTGAATAA
- a CDS encoding 3D domain-containing protein, with product MYNNSTFKWAFRLFMSALFIGAVFMTISVFTNLPFSKLYVQDVGEKPFHEHDRSIPGLTVPTYTLMEQELETNDYHRVHVTATGYTAGEESTGKNPGDPAYGITYSGLPVLRDAYSTVAADPTVFPLGTVLFIPGYGYGVVADTGSAIKGTKIDLYYDSIEDVFNEWGKKDLDVFVIKEGTGTITQEELNQLNERTSIHDFKRTRET from the coding sequence ATGTATAATAATTCAACGTTTAAATGGGCGTTTCGCTTATTTATGAGTGCTTTGTTTATAGGTGCAGTATTTATGACTATTTCTGTTTTTACTAATTTACCTTTTTCTAAACTGTACGTGCAAGATGTGGGAGAAAAGCCGTTTCATGAACATGATCGATCTATACCAGGGTTGACTGTTCCTACTTATACGTTAATGGAACAAGAATTAGAGACAAATGACTATCATCGAGTTCACGTTACAGCAACAGGTTATACAGCTGGTGAAGAATCGACTGGAAAAAATCCAGGAGACCCAGCATACGGCATTACGTATTCTGGATTGCCTGTTTTAAGAGATGCTTATTCAACAGTGGCAGCGGATCCGACGGTATTCCCTTTAGGAACGGTATTGTTTATTCCTGGATATGGGTATGGCGTTGTAGCTGATACAGGATCGGCCATAAAAGGAACAAAAATTGATTTATATTATGATTCAATTGAAGATGTGTTTAATGAGTGGGGGAAGAAAGATTTAGATGTGTTTGTGATAAAAGAAGGAACTGGGACTATTACGCAAGAGGAATTAAACCAATTAAATGAGCGGACGAGTATTCATGACTTCAAGCGTACACGAGAAACCTAA